One part of the Fundidesulfovibrio putealis DSM 16056 genome encodes these proteins:
- a CDS encoding FitA-like ribbon-helix-helix domain-containing protein: MARITVANLEDDVVQVLKHRAELHGRSLSAEIRAVLGRETAPDREQALERLAQKRKQLASKAFPEHGAEVSVGVEEPEELAY; encoded by the coding sequence ATGGCCAGGATTACGGTCGCGAATCTTGAGGATGATGTGGTGCAGGTGCTCAAGCACCGGGCCGAACTCCACGGACGTTCGCTTTCGGCGGAAATCAGGGCAGTGCTCGGCAGGGAGACCGCCCCGGACAGGGAACAAGCCCTGGAGCGGCTGGCCCAGAAGCGCAAGCAGCTGGCTTCGAAGGCCTTCCCGGAGCATGGAGCAGAAGTGAGTGTTGGAGTCGAAGAGCCGGAGGAACTTGCGTACTGA
- a CDS encoding CreA family protein: MPVRILTALLVCMALAAATARAEEVDCLTTEWKLLGANHKVCVYAFDDPDISCVTCYLSQAKTGGIKGSVGLAEDPSEFSLECVQTCPTTLPASLPKTKKVFSEGTSLVFKDTEITRIYDPKRKTLVYVAISRKIISGSPKNSLSTVVIK; the protein is encoded by the coding sequence ATGCCCGTCCGCATTCTCACCGCCCTGCTCGTCTGCATGGCACTCGCCGCCGCCACGGCCCGCGCCGAGGAAGTCGACTGCCTGACCACCGAATGGAAACTGCTCGGCGCGAACCACAAGGTCTGCGTCTATGCCTTCGACGACCCGGACATCTCCTGCGTCACCTGCTACCTGAGCCAGGCCAAGACCGGCGGCATCAAAGGCAGCGTCGGGCTGGCCGAGGACCCGTCGGAGTTCTCCCTGGAATGCGTGCAGACCTGCCCCACCACCCTGCCCGCCTCGCTGCCCAAGACCAAGAAGGTCTTCTCCGAAGGGACGTCGCTCGTGTTCAAGGACACCGAGATCACCAGGATCTACGACCCCAAACGAAAGACGCTGGTTTATGTGGCCATAAGCCGCAAGATCATCTCCGGCTCGCCCAAGAACTCGCTGTCCACCGTGGTGATCAAGTAG